Below is a window of Plasmodium sp. gorilla clade G2 genome assembly, chromosome: 14 DNA.
atataaaaaaaaaaataataaaataataaactgctacatatatatacctatatatttacatatatatattttttatttattatacaatatatggaaatatattataaaaatatacatatatttattcatcatatgtaatatgtttaataaattttttttttttttatgtaaaaattataaatgaaaattaatATCCTTACaaatcataataaataataatatatagtatttacatatatacaaatacaGCAAAGTATTTACATATACATCTTACAACGCATtaaatatgtgtataaataaatatatacatataagcgtatatacatatattattctgatataaaaatatattatacttttaattttcatatacttttacataaataaatatattatatatatatatatatatatatatattacttcttatatatattcttatttttataacgTTCGTCTTTTCttccttttatttataatttttttttttttttttaaatattactgcatttatacataatatatataaattacatatgaataatacaTAAAGACATGTTTtcaagatataataaatattataaatatatatatatatattcaacaAGAGATATACATTTAAGTTAAATGCACATAAATTGTCTATGTTTGTTTCCACTACAACAAtaagtaaaataatatttattagtttttatcatttatatgatttataaatatatatatgtatatatatgtccatgtaatattttttcattttttttttttataattcatgTATTTTGCTTTATGTTGTGATAACACCAATTGTTcactttaaaaatatatatccagTATAATAatcgtatatatatatatatataaatatatattatatatgtgcatttaaatataacaaaacttaaattttattattcaaaaaaaagaaaaagaaaaaaaaatgtatatataaaatgatgaaaataaaaacaaatacatataaatgtatattttaatgtgtttacattaaatatatatatatatatatatatatatatatatatatatatatattatatataaatatttttctttttctttttttttttaataacaatTCAAATACAAATCATTATACAATTGTACAAACAACAAATACAAATTTATTcctactttttttttttttttttttttagtacatttatgtatatatatatattatatatatatgcataattttattacacaattatcaatatatatatatatatatatacatgtatacacaaaaatataatattacacgatgataatttacatatttttaaaattgtatttatttcatcTACTTTTTTTGGTTTGGTTCTTTTCTGATTTTAACcttttatgttatattttattttttaaataaatttacaaTACATTGAAggtgtaataaaaaaaaaaaaaaaaaaaactattaTACGacaataaatttaaaaattaatacaaataataaaaatatatatataatatatataatatatataacgtatatttaaaaatatatattaatatttgtttgtaacctaaattaaataaataaataaatatatatatatattattataaatatttttatatatgcataaatACACTAAATATACGTTTAgatataatgtaatatatatatatttataaaaagaaatataacaCTTAAATTAGAAAACATGTTAATGtggtattattttttatattaaaggTTTATCTTTTgcctacatatatataatagtaataatatttaaaataaaaaaaaaaatcatgacaactttatatattaataataaatatatataatatatataacaataataagaataattaataataaattatataattaataataaaaattaacacttacaataataaaattaataatttattaataatatatttttataaaaaaatatttacgcttccacaaaaataaattatatatatataataatatttatgataatatttagtcaagaaaaagaaaagacttttattttaagaattcataataaaagaaaaaaataaataataataaaaaacaattaagaagatataaaatatattaaaaatataaatttaaatcttTCATAAAAACtactaaatatttattttatataataaaataatacaaattttaaaaataaacatatatttttttatttttcttttttttccatagttattaaaaattataataatatattatgtatgtaaatatatatatattatatatataataaataagtgccaaattattaataataaataaatactacattttttataaactttttttgttttttttttttctctctctCTAAAGaatgataaataatataatatttctcttTATTTCTAAAAAGTGCTATTTACAATATtcacaatataatattattatataatttaataaaatttaataacatatattataataaaaaaaaaaaaaataaattatctcacattgcatatttttttttatatatattaaaaaatatcatatgtatttataaaaaatatataatatatacatataatatatatatatatatatatatatacaaaaatgaaggaaaaaaaaaattgataacGTATTGCtctcaaatatatatattttaatctaatatgtatttaatatatattatatatatatatataaaataaggttttttttttttttcttttttatgcacattaatatatataaaaatatactttatatatatatatataatatatattgcataaaataaatatataatatatataatatacatatatatatatatatatattatatatatatataatatatatattatatatatacatatatacatatatacatttgtatatcatataaatatatactttattgacaaatataaaaagggggtgttaaagttttttttttttttttttttctccttaatcaaatataaaaatatgtatatgcaaaaaagaaataaaaaaatataataataataaatattttatatttaaaataattaaataaaaatatatacatatctttttttttattttagaaaaattttagtattaaataaatatctaaaagaaaaaaaaataatatatataatatatatctattatataaaaaaacatgaaattaaagaaatttcctaatttgtatttatatgttttttatattatataacatttgaatgtttgaatattaaaaaaataaaaaatttagaatatataatatataatatatttttgagttaataattatatataaatattattatattgcaataatatttcctttttctgtttttttttttttttttttttttatatttaaataaaatgtgCACTAAGAAGAGActtgttttttattatttatacttatatattatataattagttttaaatatttatgttatatttttgtacTTCTTTTATGGTTATTCaaagataattttttttttttttgggaattcttaatatttcataatattagaaaaatatttattttattagtatttttttcattatttcctttttacctcattaattttaatatatttattttacttgATGGAATCTAATTTACATgcaatgataaaataaataaataaattggCAGACGATAAgaaagatattattatttaaaaaaaaaaaaaaaaaaaaaaaacaaaagaaaagaaaagaaaaaaagaataaggaaattataatattaatcaaAATTAGGTTATATTAGGGAaactaataaatatttattagtaCATTgctttttatttcattacaaaaaaaaaaaaaaaaaaaaaaattagtatTTTagttaaatttatatttaaaagtaCATCATTAAAACTATAAAAGCACCCcctaaagaaataatattaataaatatataaatatatttatattaataatagtactacatatgaaatattgtattatgtataataaatcCATTAGGTCTTATAAGCATTATAAAACTaccatttaaaataaaacatataaagctaggaaaaaaatatatatgttttattattttccaaatatcattttatcttatattattttactctccttattttgttttatttattattattattatttttttttttttatgtacttTGAAggtttatttaatattttgataGATAATTTCCATAtgcataaaaaattatgttccaatatatatttagatatATCATGAGAATactcttttttatatgtacaaaaaaaaaggtatatggaaatattttagtaaaaaatatataaatatttactcTTACCCTATTCtagttttttaatatatatatatatatatttatttttgaatgtatttattaatacacttaatatcaataaaaaaaagaaaaaaaaagcaatGCTCTTTTTATAGACATAATAGTAAGGATAActttatacttttttattatttttataattaatagacaagttttatttatttatttatttttattttatatagaattattaaaaatatgttagGAACTTAACCCTATGCCTTATTTCCTATacatttctttcttttttttttaaatatatgtatatatatttatatataagttcTGCTTAAAggataaaagtaataataaaataaatatatatatatatatatatatataatatacttttaatatgtatataaagaattagtgtaattaagtatatataaatatctcatataatataatttttctttaaattgttcattcatatatattaaattaaaaaaagaatgaaaaaaaaaacatataatcataataatctaTTATATTAGAATTACTTATTTTcattctataatatataattttttcaaattaggaaagaaaaaatataataaatgaataatgaacaaataaataataagtaaaataataaatagaaataattattttattataaaaatatttcgccttatatattttttatttttttttataaagaataatattatttatgtattaaaattatttattattattttttatttttcattgtatatatgtctttattactttttatttttctaaaaAGCATGCAAAATAAGGATATACAtacaacaaaaatataatataataaaaaaaaaaagtaatggtttttaataaataaatatgggcaacttttttttcctatattttggtaacataaaaaaaatatatataatatatttatttatttcatatagtattatttattttatatttttatttaattttttttttttaatatttttatttcgatcttttacaaatataaaaatatatattataatatatatatatatatatatatattatatacatatacatattattattttaattttttttcttgtacacactattttataattttatgtgtctttaaataataacacataatatatatatttatatgtacacatATGTTACATTAATACCATGTGCATATAtactaataaaaaaaataaaatgtgtatttttttttgtttgtgaATGTGGACACAAAACcgtaaaaagaaaaaaaaaaaattaaaatatacatatatgtatttatataaatgtacattttattaatataaaaaataaaaaaaaacattcaTATAAGACTTGTTCCTATTATATAGTGCATTGGTTTTAATAAacgtttatttatttatttaattattcatttatttattcattttttttttataatatatataattataattatataacattttttttatttttatggtgcttaaaaaaaaaaaaaaaaaaaaagtaaaatacaaatcatttatataataaagatcattatataaaaatatgaacatcttgaaatatatgatatgattaatatataaaacatttaaatataaatatactttttaaaatatatataatattctttggaataataaataaatgtcatttaattataaggatattatttacattcctttgtctttattttataataggAACGTAAAAATGATTATTtagattatatttatattaatttatatatatatatatatatatattttttaatatattattatattttcgtTATTCGATTTTATTGTTacattatttcttttttttccaaataataataaaaagtccAATTTATTCTAATAAgcgtattatattttttcatagaGCAactaaaaatacaaaataatatccttattataaaaataagatataactatttataaaaatttcatcccataattattatgaaggATATATCTTCGTTAGATATTTTTATGTGGCATTTCTACTTTTATTTGGATgacatatgaaaaataaaataatattaaaatgattTAATGAATAgaagataaataaataaatatattatatattaatatattttttcttaggtttttctttttctagcATAAGTTCaaacaattaaaaaattaattttttcataccagaaaaaaagaaatagaaaaacaaaaaaaaatgtatctataatatatattatatttatatatcatcttttcattaatgatttttttgagcaagttttttctttttttttttccttattaattttatagttattatataatatatgtatagatatatatagtatataattattagcTCTTATTCAAAAAAGGTATACTACAATAtactatataattttatgtataagTAATAGTATTTTCTcagtaaaaataattaaagtataataaattcataaattatacatattataatatatatatatatatatatatatataacttttttatattttacctctaaaaagaaaataattatgaacattcataatttaatatatatattttatatttatagttatattatatctatattatatttttttcttatgtaCACTTTCCTTCCAATagcatattaaaaaaaaaaaaaaaaattgaatacTATTTTATTGAAGGACCAACAATAGTATGACTTAAATATTCTGATGAATATCTTTTTCTATAGTTTACAATTATAAGAAGAATGTtcctatttaaaaaatacatatttcaatgatatatatatatattatatatttttgcatatttgttattatttaatgtttTATGGAAAAgtattaaaatgaaataaacaaatataatatataatactgaACAGGGGAATAAAAtacatgaaaatatatatatatatatatatatatatatatatatatatgcgaTAAGTAAAACaggacatatatataatttcaatttttttttgtaaaatatgtgaatataatttttatgaattttGTATGTTACATAATTATTTGCGTACTATTATTGTAGTGTATGTATTccttaaaatattatatatatatatatatatatttatttaaataaagtatcttcttttttttttttttttttttttttttcatttttctattaaaatattagcTATGAGAAGAAATTTTATACTTATAACAATTTAATctaatgtttttattatgattaaaaagaggaaattaaaaattgaCAGTAAGTGCAAAAGAATTCCTACTGAAAAAGatgatgaattaaaaattgAAGAAGACAATAGGAAGAATTCCAAAGAAGGAAAAATAGAAGAAAGACACCataatgatgaaaagaattttataaatttagaatcttcaaaaaaattaaaggtACTTCAACAAATGAGAATGAAAAAGAAGGGTATTAGTACggataatttaaattatgaaaCGAAAGTAATAGAGAAACACGACaatgaaaagaaattattagataaacattttacaaaaaatataactgaAAAAGAAATTGAAGAAGCACATATAGAATCatttattaaagaaaatatgacAGAATTTtatgaagaattaaataacAAGAGAAAACAACAAAAAGACCAAGAtcaagaaacaaaaaaaaaacaagcaaacaataataatgatcttattaatgatttatataaattatctgatcatttaaaaattaaaagtacATTTGAAGATACGTCGGAAAAATTAAACTGTATCACTGGAATTACTGAGGTTCCTATACCTCTAGAagttaaaatgaaaaatattgaagaaacggaaaaatataaaagacaaattttgaaaaatttacataatatGAGTAAAAGTAAAAAAGGAACCTaattctatttttatttatttgtttatttatttttctaaatCCAAAAAATGagcataataatatgttcttatttaattgtttatgtgtaaaaaatgattttatatatcattttttatatgtttttatattttttttttcatatgattaaaaaaaaaaaatatatattagtttttccttatatataaacgttttttttttttttttttttttttttttttgtgtgtaaaaaatttttcttttttattttttgtataaacgttttttattaaatattataatttgaaaaatataatgtctACTTCTTTTCCTTTACCTTCTTTttaacattaatatatatatatatatatatatatatatatatttatttattttaatattttttatgaataaaaaatgtgTGATTTTAATTCTTTAGAATTAAGTTACAAAGAATATGATGGTTCGCACACATTTTACGAAACGAACGGTTCACTGGTAAATTAAAAAGacacaaaataaaacaattaaatgaaaatgataaaagattttatattgttttattttttttttttttatatttttttcatttgaacTGCTATAATAtagattttatatttgtatttttatttttatttttatttttatgttcattttatatatttattaagagCTATGAAAGCAATGAAGAATCAGAAAATTCTGATAATAGGAGAAATGTAAGCGATACATTAAATAAAGATAGAAATAACAAAGtagagaaatatataaagctAGAAAATACATTAAAAATTTGGGCAGGTACAAATAAAGTTATTAActttaaaaagaaagatgATCATGAATTGAATAAgacaatatataattataataataaagaaattcatgtttcaaataatataagcgttttaaatttaaataataataatttagaaaatataaattttttggatgatatattaatacatacatataagcATAAAAATTTGGAACtagatattttatatttaaatattataaccttagatatatcttttaataaattagaagatataaatgatagTATATTAAATCTGCACAACCTAAAAGTGTTATATCTTCATTCTAATAAAATACAGAATATTGTTCAGGTTAAAAAATTACAAGCATtattgaaattaaaaaaatttacaataGAAAATAATCCAATTATGGATATATACAACAAATTTTATaggtaaaaaaaaggattatggaaatgtttttatatggttatatgtatatttatattataataatattatatatatatatatatatatatatatatatatatataaatttatgtttatatttattcctttttaatatatttcaacaaagacattttataattcattATCTTCCTCAAATAAAATCTCTGGATTTCCATGATATTTCAAAAATTGAGAAGAACAAATCTGATATTACTTTTAACAcccataaatataaattcaatTTGGAATGATTTAATATGACCACATATTTTTTACCTTTTATTTGTACAATGggtaataaatacatatatatatatatatatatatatatatatatatatatattcatttatatatttgtatattttatattatttattcattagtatatataaaaaaatccttatgaatttttttaatttcaacCTATGAACacaataaatgtataaaatatataggaaCCACTAAAATGAGCATGttcatatttacatatattaaataaatagctatttctatataaattttaatatgttcTTAAGAGTCTTTAAATGATTTAAAGTTTAATATAATCAtcaatataagaataataaactgaaattttttttttatatatctgtctatatataaaaaaaatgatgataatattatccatgtaattaattttatgaattaaaaaaaaaaataaaataatgaaaatgtattaatattattacattgtTAATAAGggattataaataattatcatatatatgtaatatatatataatattttctatctctttacaataatttttaaagtctatatatatatatatatatatatatatatatatatatatatatttttaatggcctgaaaaaaattttaaccGTAGAAAAAAGGatttaaaatatagaaaaatattaaccATGGAAAAATGCAAATATGTGTTtcattctatatatttaaaataaattttattatgaaaaggaaaaaaaaaaaatatatgtatatatatatgtgtgtgtgtaaTATTTGtcaacatatatttatgtgttttCACAAAATAgtacattaaaaaaatgattttacaatatttatgatgattcatttattataatatttgctTTGActccatttttttaaatttcatttttaacagtatatttataaggaaaaaaaaaaattatattttttcatcataatattattacataaaaatgatgtGTCCATATTtgatcctttttttttttttttcttcttttttataatcataaatgtcacaaaaatatatctatatatatatattgtacacttaatatataatatgaagacaaaataattataaaaataaaaaaaaaaaaaaaaagaatccaAAAATATGCAAGCattaaaagtaataaaaatttataacatttttgaAAACAATATTTTGTTCAAATCTTCATccctttgtttttttttttttttttttttttttttaatatttgtacatttttataactgTCCTATTTCTTTAAGATAGGTACACAATCAaacatttataattttaaaaatgtgtaaaaaaatgaaatgttactttatttaatttttatatttctcatcctttaaataatattaatgctttatataaaaaaataataatatatatatatatatttttttttttttgtagtaaCTCTTTGtgtgtatatttaaaattttaaaaagttaatata
It encodes the following:
- a CDS encoding leucine-rich repeat protein; its protein translation is MCDFNSLELSYKEYDGSHTFYETNGSLSYESNEESENSDNRRNVSDTLNKDRNNKVEKYIKLENTLKIWAGTNKVINFKKKDDHELNKTIYNYNNKEIHVSNNISVLNLNNNNLENINFLDDILIHTYKHKNLELDILYLNIITLDISFNKLEDINDSILNLHNLKVLYLHSNKIQNIVQVKKLQALLKLKKFTIENNPIMDIYNKFYRHFIIHYLPQIKSLDFHDISKIEKNKSDITFNTHKYKFNLE